A single window of Pseudarthrobacter defluvii DNA harbors:
- a CDS encoding iron ABC transporter substrate-binding protein, producing MKIRNSALAGIALAATAALGLTACGGATPAGDSSSSASGGAASGEITVYNAQHESLTKEWVDAFTAETGIKVTMRQGSDTELSNQIIQEGQASPADVFLTENSPAMTQVENAGLFADVNKDTLAQVPAEFAPSTGKWTGIAARSTVLVYNKTKLAEDQLPKSMLDLAKPEWKGKWAASPSGADFQAIVSALLELKGESATEEWLKGMKENSKAYKGNSTAMKAVNAGEVDAALIYHYYYYGDQAKTGENSSNVTPYYFKNQDPGAFLSVSGGGVLKSSKNAAAAQEFLKFITGKKGQEVLKNGTSFEYAIGSDVPANDKLVPIKDLQAPKVDAAKLNSEKVTDLMTQAGLL from the coding sequence ATGAAGATCCGCAACAGCGCGCTGGCCGGCATCGCACTCGCCGCCACCGCAGCTCTCGGCCTGACCGCCTGCGGCGGCGCCACCCCCGCAGGCGACAGCTCGTCCTCCGCATCCGGCGGCGCCGCCTCAGGCGAGATCACTGTCTACAACGCCCAGCACGAGAGCCTCACCAAGGAATGGGTGGATGCCTTCACGGCCGAAACCGGCATCAAGGTGACCATGCGGCAGGGCTCGGACACCGAACTGTCCAACCAGATCATCCAGGAAGGCCAGGCCTCCCCCGCGGACGTGTTCCTGACCGAGAACTCCCCCGCCATGACGCAGGTTGAGAACGCCGGCCTGTTCGCCGACGTCAACAAGGACACCCTGGCCCAGGTCCCCGCCGAGTTCGCGCCGTCCACCGGCAAGTGGACCGGCATCGCCGCCCGCTCCACCGTCCTGGTGTACAACAAGACCAAGCTCGCCGAGGACCAGCTGCCCAAGTCCATGCTTGACCTGGCCAAGCCGGAGTGGAAGGGCAAGTGGGCCGCCTCACCCAGCGGCGCCGACTTCCAGGCCATCGTCTCCGCGCTCCTTGAACTCAAGGGCGAGTCCGCCACCGAAGAGTGGCTGAAGGGCATGAAGGAGAACTCCAAGGCCTACAAGGGCAACAGCACCGCCATGAAGGCCGTCAACGCCGGCGAAGTGGATGCCGCCCTGATCTACCACTACTACTACTACGGTGACCAGGCCAAGACCGGCGAGAACTCCAGCAACGTCACACCGTACTACTTCAAGAACCAGGACCCGGGCGCCTTCCTGTCCGTCTCCGGCGGCGGCGTGCTGAAGTCCTCCAAGAATGCTGCCGCTGCGCAGGAGTTCCTGAAGTTCATCACCGGCAAGAAGGGCCAGGAGGTCCTCAAGAACGGCACGTCCTTCGAGTACGCCATCGGCTCCGACGTTCCCGCCAATGACAAGCTGGTTCCCATCAAGGACCTGCAGGCGCCCAAGGTTGACGCCGCCAAGCTCAACTCCGAAAAGGTCACCGATCTGATGACCCAGGCGGGACTACTCTAA
- a CDS encoding zinc-dependent alcohol dehydrogenase translates to MRAMVYRGPYKIRVEEKDIPKIEHPNDAIIRVTTGAICGSDLHLYHGMMPDTRVGTTFGHEFVGVVHQVGSSVQNLIPGDRVMVPFNVYCGSCWFCARGLYSNCHNVNPNATAVGGIYGYSHTCGGYDGGQAEFVRVPFADVGPSRIPDWMDEEDAVLLTDALPTGYFGAQLGDIVEGDTVVVFGAGPVGLFAAKSAWLMGAGRVIVIDHLDYRLEKARSFAHAETFNFAEYDDIVVHLKKETDYLGADVVIDAVGAEADGNFLQHVTASKLKLQGGSPVALNWAIDSVRKGGTVSVVGAYGPIFSAVKFGDAVNKGLTLRMNQCPVKRQWPRLFEHIRNGYLKPSDLVTHRIPLEHIAEGYHLFSAKLDNIVKPLIISTTA, encoded by the coding sequence ATGCGAGCAATGGTGTACCGAGGCCCGTACAAGATCCGGGTCGAAGAAAAAGACATCCCCAAAATAGAGCACCCCAACGACGCGATCATCCGGGTCACCACCGGCGCCATCTGCGGCTCGGACCTGCACCTATACCACGGCATGATGCCGGACACCCGGGTGGGCACCACGTTCGGCCACGAGTTCGTGGGGGTGGTGCACCAGGTGGGCTCCTCGGTGCAGAACCTGATCCCCGGCGATCGCGTGATGGTGCCCTTCAATGTCTACTGCGGCTCCTGCTGGTTCTGTGCCCGGGGCCTGTACTCCAACTGCCACAACGTCAACCCGAACGCGACCGCGGTGGGCGGCATCTACGGCTACTCCCACACCTGCGGCGGGTACGACGGCGGCCAGGCCGAGTTCGTCCGGGTTCCGTTCGCGGACGTGGGGCCCAGCAGGATTCCGGACTGGATGGACGAAGAGGACGCAGTGCTGCTCACTGATGCCCTCCCCACCGGCTATTTCGGCGCCCAGCTGGGCGACATCGTGGAGGGCGACACGGTGGTGGTGTTCGGCGCCGGGCCGGTTGGCCTGTTTGCCGCCAAGTCCGCCTGGCTGATGGGCGCCGGACGCGTGATCGTCATTGACCACCTGGACTACCGGCTGGAGAAGGCCCGCAGCTTCGCCCACGCCGAAACGTTCAACTTTGCCGAATACGACGACATCGTGGTGCACCTGAAGAAGGAAACCGACTACCTGGGCGCCGACGTCGTCATTGATGCCGTGGGGGCAGAGGCGGACGGGAACTTCCTGCAGCACGTGACGGCTTCCAAGCTCAAGCTGCAGGGCGGGTCGCCGGTGGCACTCAACTGGGCCATCGACTCGGTCCGCAAGGGCGGAACGGTGTCCGTGGTGGGCGCCTATGGACCCATCTTCAGCGCCGTGAAGTTCGGTGACGCCGTGAACAAGGGGCTCACGCTGCGGATGAACCAGTGCCCGGTGAAACGGCAGTGGCCGCGCCTGTTCGAGCACATCCGGAACGGGTACCTGAAGCCCAGCGACCTGGTGACCCACCGGATCCCGTTGGAGCACATCGCCGAGGGCTACCACCTGTTCTCGGCCAAGCTGGACAACATAGTCAAGCCCCTGATCATTTCCACCACCGCCTGA
- a CDS encoding DUF2243 domain-containing protein — MSGDSTVAAGTGGPEARPAVAPAFLMGMGLGGFVDGILLHQLLQWHHMLTHTPSGNAKTVAGLELNTLADGVFHGGMWVLVAAAAVLAIRARRNGTLSSSWAFHAGLVLLGWGTFNVVEGLVDHQLLGIHHVRDDLGGPLAWDLGFLAVSLVLALAGWLLYRRAVHRVA; from the coding sequence ATGTCCGGCGACAGCACCGTCGCAGCCGGCACCGGGGGACCAGAGGCGCGTCCCGCGGTCGCGCCCGCCTTCCTGATGGGGATGGGGCTGGGCGGGTTCGTGGACGGGATCTTGCTGCACCAGCTCCTGCAGTGGCACCATATGCTCACCCATACTCCGTCCGGGAACGCCAAAACTGTTGCCGGGCTGGAGCTCAATACATTGGCCGACGGAGTGTTCCATGGCGGCATGTGGGTGCTGGTGGCTGCTGCGGCCGTGCTGGCTATCCGGGCCCGCCGGAACGGCACCCTGTCGTCGAGCTGGGCCTTCCATGCCGGTCTGGTGCTGCTCGGCTGGGGTACCTTCAACGTGGTGGAGGGCCTGGTGGACCATCAGCTCCTGGGGATCCACCATGTTCGGGACGACCTGGGCGGTCCGCTCGCCTGGGATCTCGGCTTCCTGGCCGTGAGCCTTGTCTTGGCGCTGGCCGGCTGGCTGCTGTACCGCAGGGCTGTGCACAGAGTGGCTTGA
- the ctaD gene encoding aa3-type cytochrome oxidase subunit I: MTTTGQRMGGTAATAAPAVVRRSKGTIVVNWITSTDHKTIGYMYLIASFVFFCAGGVMALLIRAELFEPGMQILQTKEQYNQLFTMHGTIMLLMFATPLFAGFANVIMPLQIGAPDVAFPRLNALAFWFFLFGSTIAVSGFITPQGAASFGWFAYAPLSNTTFTPGIGGDLWVFGLALSGFGTILGSVNFITTIICMRAPGLTMWRMPIFTWNTLVTGILVIMAFPPLAAALFALGADRKFGAHIFDPANGGAILWQHLFWFFGHPEVYIIALPFFGIVSEIFPVFSRKPLFGYKGIVYATIAIAALSVTVWAHHMYVTGAIFLPFFAFMTMLIAVPTGVKFFNWIGTMWGGSLTFETPMLWSMGFLATFLFGGLTGIILASPPMDFHVSDTYFVVAHFHYVVFGTVVFAMFAGFYFWWPKFTGTMLNERLGKIHFWMLFLGFHATFLIQHWLGVLGMPRRYADYMPEDNFTFMNQFSTIGSYLLGASLIPFFWNVFITWRAGKKVTVDDPWGFGGSLEWATSCPPPRHNFTSLPRIRSERPALDLHHPELSVRVHPSENAPAEGLLGAADIGEHDVRTPNPNE, translated from the coding sequence ATGACCACCACAGGCCAGAGAATGGGCGGAACCGCGGCTACCGCGGCACCGGCAGTGGTCCGGCGCTCCAAAGGCACCATCGTGGTCAACTGGATCACCTCCACTGACCACAAGACCATCGGCTACATGTACCTGATCGCGTCCTTCGTGTTCTTCTGCGCGGGCGGCGTGATGGCCCTGCTGATCCGTGCCGAGCTGTTCGAGCCCGGCATGCAGATCCTGCAGACCAAGGAGCAGTACAACCAGCTCTTCACCATGCACGGCACCATCATGCTGCTGATGTTCGCCACCCCGCTCTTCGCCGGCTTCGCCAACGTGATCATGCCGCTGCAGATCGGTGCGCCCGACGTTGCGTTCCCCCGCCTGAACGCGCTGGCGTTCTGGTTCTTCCTCTTCGGCTCCACCATCGCGGTCTCCGGCTTCATCACCCCGCAGGGCGCCGCGTCCTTTGGCTGGTTCGCGTACGCGCCGCTGTCCAACACCACGTTCACGCCGGGCATTGGCGGTGACCTGTGGGTCTTCGGGCTGGCGCTGTCCGGCTTCGGCACCATCCTGGGCTCGGTCAACTTCATCACCACCATCATCTGCATGCGCGCGCCCGGGCTCACCATGTGGCGGATGCCGATTTTCACCTGGAACACGCTGGTGACGGGCATCCTGGTGATCATGGCGTTCCCGCCGCTGGCCGCCGCCCTGTTCGCCCTCGGCGCGGACCGCAAGTTCGGTGCCCACATCTTCGATCCCGCCAACGGCGGCGCCATCCTCTGGCAGCACCTGTTCTGGTTCTTCGGCCACCCGGAGGTGTACATCATCGCGCTGCCGTTCTTCGGCATCGTCTCGGAGATCTTCCCGGTCTTCAGCCGCAAGCCCCTTTTCGGCTACAAGGGCATCGTGTACGCCACCATTGCCATCGCGGCCCTGTCGGTGACGGTGTGGGCCCACCACATGTACGTCACGGGCGCCATCTTCCTGCCGTTCTTCGCCTTCATGACCATGCTCATCGCGGTGCCTACCGGGGTTAAGTTCTTCAACTGGATCGGCACCATGTGGGGCGGATCGCTGACGTTCGAGACGCCCATGCTGTGGAGCATGGGGTTTTTGGCCACCTTCCTCTTCGGCGGCCTCACCGGCATCATCCTCGCCTCGCCGCCCATGGACTTCCACGTGTCGGACACCTATTTCGTCGTGGCGCATTTCCACTATGTGGTGTTCGGCACCGTGGTGTTCGCGATGTTTGCCGGGTTCTACTTCTGGTGGCCCAAGTTCACCGGCACCATGCTGAATGAACGGCTGGGCAAGATCCACTTCTGGATGCTGTTCCTGGGCTTCCATGCCACGTTCCTGATCCAGCACTGGCTGGGCGTCCTGGGCATGCCGCGCCGGTACGCGGACTACATGCCGGAGGACAACTTCACTTTCATGAACCAGTTCTCCACCATTGGTTCCTACCTGCTGGGCGCATCGCTCATCCCCTTCTTCTGGAACGTCTTCATCACCTGGCGGGCCGGGAAGAAGGTCACGGTGGACGACCCTTGGGGCTTCGGCGGCTCGCTGGAGTGGGCCACGTCCTGCCCGCCGCCGCGCCACAACTTCACCTCACTGCCCCGGATCCGTTCCGAGCGACCGGCCCTGGACCTTCACCATCCCGAGTTGAGCGTGCGTGTGCACCCGTCAGAGAATGCCCCCGCTGAAGGCCTCCTGGGCGCAGCAGATATCGGCGAACACGACGTGCGGACACCGAACCCGAACGAGTAG
- the ctaC gene encoding aa3-type cytochrome oxidase subunit II → MRRFAALAAGVLALPALTSCSDLVSRGFLPGDRGTTDKTPLITDLWVNSWIAALVVGIITWGLMIWVIVAYRRRKNTVGFPAQLSYNLPLEVFYLAVPLIVIGVLFVFTDRDQRAIDARYDNPDVVIDVFGKQWSWDFNYVKEQVHEDAGQQAHLTGDYGAPDRLPTLYLPVDKKVELHLQSRDVQHSFWVIDFLQKRDLYPGHEQYNPYINITPTRTGEYMGKCAELCGEYHSEMLFKVRVVSQQEYDSHIADLKAKGNTGSLGDDFNRQPQSAPLPQALEPAE, encoded by the coding sequence ATGCGGCGCTTCGCGGCACTGGCCGCGGGCGTCCTTGCACTGCCGGCCCTGACCTCCTGCTCCGACCTGGTTTCCCGCGGCTTCCTGCCCGGAGACCGTGGAACCACTGACAAGACCCCGCTCATCACAGACCTGTGGGTCAACTCCTGGATCGCTGCGCTGGTGGTGGGCATCATCACGTGGGGACTGATGATCTGGGTCATCGTGGCGTACCGGCGCAGGAAGAACACGGTCGGCTTCCCGGCGCAGCTGAGCTACAACCTTCCGCTTGAGGTGTTCTATCTCGCGGTTCCGCTGATTGTCATAGGCGTCCTGTTTGTTTTCACTGACCGGGACCAGCGGGCCATCGACGCCCGCTACGACAACCCGGACGTGGTGATCGATGTCTTCGGCAAGCAGTGGTCCTGGGATTTCAACTACGTCAAGGAACAGGTCCACGAGGATGCCGGACAGCAGGCCCACCTGACCGGCGATTACGGCGCCCCGGACCGGCTGCCCACGCTCTACCTGCCGGTGGACAAGAAGGTGGAGCTGCATCTGCAGTCCCGTGATGTGCAGCATTCCTTCTGGGTTATAGATTTCCTGCAGAAGCGCGACCTGTACCCGGGCCACGAACAGTACAACCCGTACATCAACATCACCCCCACCCGCACCGGCGAATACATGGGCAAGTGCGCGGAGCTGTGCGGGGAATACCACTCCGAGATGCTCTTCAAGGTCCGGGTGGTGAGCCAGCAGGAGTATGACAGCCATATTGCAGACCTGAAGGCCAAGGGCAACACCGGAAGCCTGGGCGATGACTTCAACAGGCAACCGCAATCGGCCCCGTTGCCGCAGGCCCTGGAACCAGCAGAGTAA